In Phaeodactylum tricornutum CCAP 1055/1 chromosome 10, whole genome shotgun sequence, a single genomic region encodes these proteins:
- a CDS encoding predicted protein has translation MTTSTQEGTHSIGPNDPTTEVPEDFICPLTLSLMQDPVISKYGHSFERESILEYLGRGSDICPCTRQPLRMRDVITNHKLRSKIRRWQIENEEDITVIMTPNTNTRIYGYISMPEKDHEETERTEDDEEFVSDNMRESLEPANRRRGAGSRSLLRGLFRSRPARSPTTSI, from the coding sequence ATGACAACTAGTACGCAAGAAGGAACCCACAGTATAGGACCGAACGACCCGACAACGGAGGTTCCGGAGGATTTCATTTGCCCGCTTACATTGTCATTGATGCAAGATCCTGTCATCAGCAAATATGGACATTCGTTTGAACGAGAATCGATTCTGGAGTATCTGGGACGCGGTAGCGATATCTGTCCCTGTACCCGGCAACCTTTGCGCATGCGAGATGTCATTACCAACCACAAGCTTCGCTCTAAGATTCGCCGGTGGCAAAttgaaaacgaagaagacaTTACCGTCATCATGACTCCCAATACCAATACACGTATTTATGGTTACATTTCCATGCCGGAAAAGGATCATGAGGAAACGGAACGGAccgaagatgacgaagaatttgtttCCGACAATATGAGAGAGTCGCTGGAACCTGCCAATCGCCGACGAGGCGCTGGCAGTCGCAGCTTGCTGCGAGGACTTTTTCGCTCCCGCCCCGCAAGGAGTCCGACGACATCTATCTGA